The DNA region GTAAAGCTGTAAAAGATCGAATACAAGCAATTTGAATCCATATAATATCAATTCATTGTTTAATTCGAATTgtgaatatttatttttgattaaGGCAGAAATTTGCGTCTCTAACGATTCAACATGATCTAAAGCTCTTTCCACCGCTCTTATGTCCTGCgtattattaataattgatttcaaagagTTATGATGTTCTCTAACGTAATCCACTCTAATGTTACCATATTCTTTACatctaattttgatataatttgaatatcGTTCTAAAGCCCTTACGTCACTGGATCCACCTTTTAAAGCTTGGAAGTTGTCTCTCAATTGGAATACACTCAAGTCTTCTGAGAAATATTCTAGTGTTCTGTCTTTTTCACCCTCTCTAATTAATAGATGAATGACAATAATTGTCTTATAGACAACTGTCCATGCAGTGTCGGACAATCTTGAACTTAAAGCACTTACGATCTCCTGGAAATCACGTGGACTTGCAGATCCTAATAAAATGGGGTCGATATACTTTTGTTTTGGAGGCGccaatttgattttggtgGCACCTTTAACCAATTTCACATATGTAGTCATTGTAAATGTGCCAAAAAGAGGACGACAGAAGACGAACAAGAGGTATATGAGTTTCGAAAAGAactaaaataaaatgaatgCTAAATGACTCCACAGATTAACCTCAATAAGTCCCTTAAAGACACCTTTCTCCTGATCTAGACTGTTCTGAAACTGTCGATTGTGCAAGaattcaatatataatttttgttcACTGTGGGAGGGCCCCTATgttaagaaaaaaagagctGACGAACAGTAGAATATCACGCACCACGACACACTCACatacaaaaatatcaacTAATTTGAAGTTTAGCAAGGCTGGAGGGACAGGATGGGTTTCTCGAGATCTGATAGTACTACACTGTCGCTAGCACCGTTGTGGTCATCGTCAGTGCCGTTGTCGTCGTTGTACTATCAGATGTCCGCGAAAACGAGTCATAGTCTAGTTTCGCACGCATGTTATGGACGGACCTAATATGTTTGATAGCACTCTGCTAGCGGGACCGCTGTTCTGAATTTGTTGTTTGTCGTGACCGTCAGGCAGCACTGGCTTTATCCGGCCTCTCTGTGTGATACAGATTACGATACTTGTTTTTCTCGAGTTTGCTGCATCGTTTTCTGAGCCAAGACCGTATTTTTCGACCTGTGTGGTGCCTTTAAGTTTTCTCGAGTGTCACACAAGCTTTCAGGCAAAGAGATTATTACTCATTTTACAAGCACTACTTTGGGCAATGGCTTgggtatatatatataacgTAAGCCAATGTCTTGCTTATAGGTTTGAGGCGGTATGTTTCTTGGAATAACACAGtaatttgttcttaataCGTTGTTTACTTAGACTGCTAATTTCACATTGAACGAAAGACAGTCGTAAACAagcaatttttgaattcatctATAGCATCACAATGGCAACAATAGGTATTGCATTTAGACGGTTCTGGCAAAGTGAAACTGGGCCAAGAACTGTCCATTTCTGGGCCCCTACTTTGAAATGGGGGTTAGTCATCGCAGGCATTTCTGACATGAAAAGACCCGTTGAGAAACTATCAGGCGCACAAAATTTATCCTTACTAGCTACGGCAAGTATCTGGATGAGATGGTCATTCGTTATCTTACCCAAAAACTATTTATTAGCTACGATTAATTGTTTTCTAGCATCAACAGCGGGGTACCAAATCTTCAGAATCACAGATTATAGACTACGGAGTGGTGATTCGATGAGTCAAGTGTTTAAATACATTATTTCTGGTCCGGACTCAACAGATTCCtccaagaaattaattACAACAACGACGTCAACTAACGGAAAGGAAGCTTTAGCCTGATCTTTTCgtttttctattttttattcaatattcaaattcacAATGTCTTATTTTTTAGCAACATATATATccatattatttattaataCAATAAAacatgataaaaaaatcaattaacCTACtgacaaatatttttttgtctATGCTTACAAACTTTACATAGTTCCCcattttattctttgaatGTATTAGTCTCATTCCATATTCTCATTATCCGAAAAGACCATCAATTGCATCGTAATTGATCTTACTTGAAAAACTTGCCTTTTGTAACATGTTTTTAACGCTATCAGCCGCTGTAGTATCACCTGTATCTTCAGCTGCTCTTAATGCAGCTTGCATCACAGatctttcttttaattgTGACATCATACCAATGGCATTGGCAggatcaattttatctcCTGTCCCTTCCAATTTCGCCCTCTTACGTCTATTTCCTTTACTACCACCTCTTCTCTTTGACGTGGTATTACCAGCAATCAAatctgcttcttctttcaatcttttattttcttgttcaattAAATATTCCTCATTTATACCAACCCAAATTCtttccttcaattttgatgCTTCTTCATCCAATAAGAGTCCatctaattcatcatcatctacATCCTCTAAATTTTCAGGATCGTCATTGATCTTGGTCAATAGAGATTCTGTGGTTGGTAATAAATGTAAATTTTTCGGCCTATATGGATCCTTCTCTAATGAATAACCATCGATAGCATCTTGATAATGCTTCAAAGGCTTTCGTTCCttactttcttcttcttcattatcttcaaattcttcgTTCTTGAACTTCCCCTTGAATACGTGTTCATTGTCAATGCCATGCGTAGCTTTAATCCTCTTTATAACACgttctcttttcttcgaaAATTCTTTCAGATAGAATAAGActtcttttgaagataattcTTGGGCGCCAAGGACCTGAGTAAGAATAGGATTTTCATTTAGCGCCTCTTCACTAGTttgattcttttcatcTCTTGATAGACGtttcttgatttgaatttcattcTTACGGTTTTTCATAAATGAAGGGGGCCTTGATTCGTCGTCATTCTTGCTTGCATCAGCATCGTGATTTctaaattcttcaatagaTAATTTCCCAGCATTAGTATGtttgaattcatttaatCTCTTTTGTAAAGTTTCTTCTGCGACATGAGACACTGCCACGATTTCAGAATGAGTTCTTCTCAAATTATTCATCCTACATGCCAAAAGAACACACGCACCAGCTATACCGGCGGGTCTACGACCTTCGAACATCCAATCATTTGACATTCTTTGTGCCAATTTCACTGCATCTTTAACAactttaattttcttatcACCCAATTCTAACTTTTCAGCAAAATGTTGTATGAAAATAGATGGATCAGCTAATGGTAACTCAGCAATATGTAGCTTCTTGACCATCTTCAAGAAAGTAGCACCAATAGAGTAGACACTGACTTGTAATCTTGAcgaaaaatcaattaacATATGATGAGTCTTTTCCTTTCTACAGGCCACGTAAAGACATGAAGCAATAACATTTTGTGATCTTCTACCTTGGACGAAATTATGAGCCAAGGCCAGTTTGTACCATTGAAATGCTGCATCGGTGATATATTCAGGAATACTTAAAGCGTGGGAGACAGCtcttaattttcttcttgcatTCTTCAGAGTGTTTTCACGAGATTCGAGAGCTGAAGAGCCACCATGAGACATGAAAGACGCGTGAGACTGACCTGCACTGATGAAAGAACCCTGGATCATAGCAGCACCCGAGCTGGTCTCACCAAAAGTGACTTCCGAAACGATTGGGTTATCTTCTGAAACTGTACCACACTCTTTACAGACGAGATCATTATTTGCATTGGTCAAATCTCTTTCGAATTCCGTACCTTTACACTGTTTACAGACTGgcatttctttcttaataTCGTTAAACCTCTATGGGATATGTTTAGTATTTCTTACTTCTTTAAACTGTTGATATCATTAACCATATAGACATCTCGCTTTTCTCAAATTCATGACTTTACAACGCGATGATAGGTTTCGCGCCATAAGTTTATAGCAGATGGAAACTTTGGTAAATAAACATGGCACAACAGTTGGAGGAAAGTGGACCATTTGTGCTGTTCCTGGCGTGATTAGTTGATGTGTAGAGTGGCATTGGCGCAAGAAATGGATTCTGGGGCTTTTCGAACGGAGAAAATACGTCAAGATTCACGGCGGCTGCGCAGCGAAAGATGTGGTGATGGGACTAGATGAGAGAGATGACTAGAGAGAGCGTTCTTACGAAGTGTAGCAGCTTGATATATTGAGAGTGGGTGTATGTTATCATATTTCAGGGCGCATCTTCAGAGACTATTACAAAACGCACCAGGTTCAAAACAGAGTCTACAACACCTGCGGAAAAGCAATGCAAAAAACCACCAAGCCGCTAATGTAGCTACTAAGATGCTAAGATGACCATCAAATGACGCTGCTTGCTGAACTGATGGGCCCGAAGAGTGGCCTGCCAAATGGCTCATGGTGCAGCGTGTCACGTGACATCGCCATTGACGATGTGAAATTTTGAGGCATCGAACAAAAATGTGCAAGGTCGGCCTGTAAGGTTAAATCCCCTTGACACGGATTAAAAGCTCGAgcaaattattgatatacTATCTGTTAAAGTACCCTGCATTCCCGCAAGCAATTGAAGTATGGTTACCGTAAAcaagttttcttcttctgacAAATTGGCCCACGAACTGGGCGAATACATCATTTCCAAACAAGAAATTGCCTTAGAACATTCAATGTTCTTCCAGATTGCCATTAGTGGTGGATCATTGACGAAAGTTTTGCAAAAATGTTTAATTGATGATCCAGAACTAGCACCAAAGGTCAAGTGGACCCAATGGAAGGTGTTTTTCGTTGATGAGAGATGCGTTCCCTTAGACGATCCTGATTCCAATTATGGCGCTTTCAAGTCATTGGTGCTAGACAGATTAACAAATAACGGCACAAGGCCTTCAGTTCACCCAATTAATGTCAAGCTGTTGGGTCAAAATGAAGCCATTGCCAAAGAATATGGAGAATTAATGCCAAAGGAGTTCCATCTATTATTACTGGGTTGTGGTCCAGATGGTCATACATGTTCTTTGTTTCCAGGTGAAAAGCACAGATATCTAATCAATGAAACAGAAAGAAGAGTTATGTGGTGTCATGATTCACCAAAACCACCTAGCGACAGAGTTACTGTCACTTTGCCCGTCTTAGCTGACGCTGATTTCATTACTTTTGTTGCAGAAGGTGCATCAAAACAGGATATCATgcaagaaatatttgatactAAGAACATAAAATTACCTTGTGCActtatcaataataaattcgACAAGAAAGTAACTTGGTTTGTAAACGATGAAGCTTTCACAAAAGTCAAATCAACTTTTTAATAGATAAATATCTATTTCTCTATCATCAATCTACCAGCTTAACTACATCATATATCTTATATAGGTATGATCCTTtcttatctttttcaagttcAAAACTCTAACGTTTGTTTAGTGATTGGCTTGTCTTTCAGAAATCTCGAATTAGAGTCAATTGGCCTAATCGTAACTTTCCTCGCACAATGCTGAGTTGAAGCCTTATCCTCCTGTGgaaatttataaatattaaaaaCGTCAGCGGGTAACTCATAAATCCATCCGTTTGCTCCTAACATATTtataaaagaattgatcTCTTTCACCGACCCAATGGTTTTTTTTGACCCTACTATAATTAATTTCGATTTAGCTCTTGTCATGGCAACGTTAACTCTTCTCAGCTCCCTCAATAAAGACCCACCATTTCGATCACTATTGCAACGTACCATCGATATGATAATACAATCTTTATCACGCCCTTGAAATTGATCTGCAGTAAGAATTTCCAAATCTGAGAACTTCTCTTTATTACGGAATTCTTTTTTCAGTAATCTTAGTTGGGCCCTATATAGTGTCATGACGCCAATATTCTCACAATTTATCCCACTTACTCGCATTCCTTCAACACATTGCTTGATAATTTCTATCTCTCCGATATTTGTGATGTTTTCGTTTTCTATTCTTTCAACTATGTCAGGATTATTTGTATCATAATTTAAAAACATTACTTTTCTATTAGGATCCAAGATATTGTACAACCAACcatcaaaattcaataaatgatGGTACCTCCTGACTCGTTCAAGATCCTCAAACTTTAAGCGTTGATTTTTAACAGCATCATTTCCACActtcaatttatcattataaattagaaaattcGATAATTTGACGATATCCCCACACATTCTATATTGATAAGTTAATTCGACCATACTTTCTGGTCTATTTTCACAAAGTGTCTTAAAAAGTGAATTTTCTAATCCCCCATCTATCTTTGCATAAgcattttttattaatggAGGCAGTTGGTAGTGGTCTCCAActaaaataaatttttctgcAAATCTAATAGGACCCAGTGCAATTGGCATTGAAACCTGACTAGCTTCATCTAATATGACATAgtcaaaatcttcttgtctcatagaaaataatatatctTTTATTCCAAGGCATGTAGTGGCAACAACAGACatattattaatcaattttaaaaaggTCTTATGGCTCTCTAATGAAACATAATCTGGTATTAAATGTTGTGCTTTGGGATGGATATTTCTCCTTGAACCTAGTCTTactattgaaatattaGAATCGAGCAACTTCAGTAAAATGTTATCTACTGCAGAGTGGGTATATGATGTcagcaatatttttttattattactcactaaaattttgattatttctGCAATTACAGTTGTTTTACCAGTCCCTGGCATACCCAAAATTAATGCATAATCCTGAGCTCGTAAAACTTTATCGATGGCTTGTTTTTGATCCACATTCAAATCAGTTCTGTCTGCATCCCATACGAACGGTATTGCTTCGTTATTTGGGATAAACTTAGGTGgttcattatcaattaatAGTTTTCTCATTCTTTCATCACCCCCTTCTGATTTTTTCAGACATCTAATCTCGCCAGTAGTTTCACGTTCAGTAGCAAAATCTCCTGACTTTATTGATGGTagaaaaagattcaaaatattgaaacgTGCATTGGATAAATTCTGATGtatatcatttttgtcAATTCTGAAAGTAACACTATTCTGTCCTTGTATCGTAGTAGATTCATCTATACTAGGATCAAACATACTTTTAATTGAAGTTTGTTCCGTCATATAATTGGTCAACTTGTTATTCAGTAATTTCCTTCTTGTAGATATTGTAATCGAATTTTTAGTAATGTCGACGGCATTTCCTTGGCATAATGCAAAGTGACCACTTTCGTCACTAACAATAATCATATCATGGTTGTTAATCTGAGAGTTcaacattgaaatattttcatcctCCACTCCCTTTCTTACAAACTTGTAGAAATATAACTGGCTTTTTCTGTCCTTCTTTATACTATCAATCATCAGGCCGGAAATACAACGGCCATTAAGAGATTCTCTGGTCTTGGGATCAACCATAAATATCTCTTGGTTGATGCTAGTAAGGCTGGATTCCTCCTTGCTAATTAAGTCATTACATTTTAGGAAAAATTCCTTGTACCTACCGAGATTAGGCCCCAAATGATCGGTAAGTGTgttgaattcttcttcgGATATACCAGAGCTCCCAGCTTCACCCCCGTCTATCAATTTGTTCAAAACCATACAGGTTGGTTTGCTTACACAAATGTCACAATACGAGTCCCTCAATAATGGAGgaagttgaaaatttatccTCTCCTTTGTCGCTACTACTCCAATTCTATGCTTGATACTCGTTACAAGTTTGTTTCTAGCCATCAGGAGATGCTTgattgaattcaaaattcgAGGGAATTTTGTCATTTGAGTGTCTCTTGTATAGTACATCAGAAAAAAATCCACTGGCATTTCATACCTGTCGTTCAAGAGTAGCGTATAGATTAGACCTTGGACCTCATAGGAGATACTTCTCGATTTACCAGTTTTGACCTCCATTGGAACAatatatttcttatttttcacATGAGCTTCTACTGTAGCATCAAGAAATCCTTTTAAGCCATATACTGGCGaccatatattttcttcaatatctaTAACGTTGGATATGGAAATTGGTTCGGTGGTTCTGGCCCCTGAAATAAGAACATAATTACCATAATTGTCTTCTTTGACGTTATCATgtagaaatttcaatatattgtGTACATGcgtattcaaaatttcttctctgACTTCCTCTATGGTTTTATCACAAACAATTATTGCAAAAGAATATGCTTCCAGTAAGCTATCAAGACATTCAGACAAATATTCCAAAGTTATTGAAGTATTGCTACACCTGTATTTCAAGGCACTCTGTAACAATTCGTGAACAATATTTCCAATTGTCATAGGTAAGCTAGGCTCTCCTCTTGGGTcctgaaaaaaattgtccAGAACACTGCTTCTCATGCACTGGACAGATTTCCCTACAGTTGTTGCTGACACTAATATGTCAGGGTTAAGTACCAAAAGGTTGTCGTTGACCCTATTGGTAGTAGGATCTCTATCATCTGATAACAGTCTCTTATTTGATGCATCCTTTCCTTCAACTATATGTATAATATCACCTTCGTCAAAATCTAGATATACCCATGGATTTCGGAGAATGACTGAACTTTTTTTACCATACTCATCAATACATGTAAGAATCTTTTGTTTACCAATGTTGGTAAGTTCTCTTTCAACAGAATTGAGTACGACTAGCCGTACAACTCCTTTTCGAGCAACAACGGAGTGTGCTAACTTCTGATACCTTTCGAATTTATTTGGTTGCTCAGTCATCGCCGATTTTCTCTCACGTTGCTCTAATTTAAATATGTCAAGGTCCTCTAGCAATGAAGCGTCTGACATTTCTTCGTCGGTCTCATCAGATTGTGAGCCACTTTGtttcaacaaaaattttgtggTGCCACTATTATTAGAAGCAGAATTTGACATATCGTGAGAAATCAGATGTACTTCACCAAGAGCCATTTTTGATGTATTGCCTTCAGCCTTATTTACATATGGAACAGATATACTGGGTTTTTCTGATATCTTAGAATTTGGATCTGTATCAGGCCTCGTCGTAATGGATGCtccttcattttttttataaacTACCGTAGTTGTATGCCCTTTTGGCAAAGCTCCCTGTGAAGTGTCTTTCTTTGCTAAGAGATCCATCAGAGAATCGTCCTCACTACTATTTTCTAAAAGCTCACTAGGCTGAGCGTCTTTCGCTACATTTTTGGCATTTATTATATCAGCAGTCGTTTCAGAAGGTGATGAAGGAAAAGTTGATAATCTAACTGCCTCCGATTTTGATCTTATGTCTCCCtcaatatcattcaaaatgtcGTCAATGTCTCTAAACACTTCTTTGTCAGTCTCGGAAGCGGATTTTGTTCTACTTGCAACTTTTACTCCTGTGGAGCTTGGGGATTTCGCAAAATGATCATGATCCTTCATGTTTGTAAAATTCACCACCGTCCTCCACCGTGTAGCAGCTATAGGTGTAGATGAAGGGTTTTGTAGTATATCAGTGCTTATAATATCATCTGAATGGTCTTTCGGACTATATGATTTATCAGAaacttcttttttatttggaCTATATTTCCATATAACCTCTTCCAATGGCCcttgcaatttttcaaccGAACTCTTAGGAAACGAAGTGTCCTGATTGGATTTTATTGGTATATCTTTTGTTGTTTTGGAATTATCAGATATCTTCTGTTTCTTGGCTTTTGGGGAAAGTGTTGTGTTCTTGGAACCAGCTGAATTCCTGATCTGTGAAACcgaaattgattttaataTGGTCTGCGGAACAGTCTCT from Kazachstania africana CBS 2517 chromosome 5, complete genome includes:
- the MPC2 gene encoding mitochondrial pyruvate carrier (similar to Saccharomyces cerevisiae YGR243W and YHR162W; ancestral locus Anc_5.83), whose protein sequence is MATIGIAFRRFWQSETGPRTVHFWAPTLKWGLVIAGISDMKRPVEKLSGAQNLSLLATASIWMRWSFVILPKNYLLATINCFLASTAGYQIFRITDYRLRSGDSMSQVFKYIISGPDSTDSSKKLITTTTSTNGKEALA
- the BRF1 gene encoding transcription factor TFIIIB subunit BRF1 (similar to Saccharomyces cerevisiae BRF1 (YGR246C); ancestral locus Anc_5.80); this encodes MPVCKQCKGTEFERDLTNANNDLVCKECGTVSEDNPIVSEVTFGETSSGAAMIQGSFISAGQSHASFMSHGGSSALESRENTLKNARRKLRAVSHALSIPEYITDAAFQWYKLALAHNFVQGRRSQNVIASCLYVACRKEKTHHMLIDFSSRLQVSVYSIGATFLKMVKKLHIAELPLADPSIFIQHFAEKLELGDKKIKVVKDAVKLAQRMSNDWMFEGRRPAGIAGACVLLACRMNNLRRTHSEIVAVSHVAEETLQKRLNEFKHTNAGKLSIEEFRNHDADASKNDDESRPPSFMKNRKNEIQIKKRLSRDEKNQTSEEALNENPILTQVLGAQELSSKEVLFYLKEFSKKRERVIKRIKATHGIDNEHVFKGKFKNEEFEDNEEEESKERKPLKHYQDAIDGYSLEKDPYRPKNLHLLPTTESLLTKINDDPENLEDVDDDELDGLLLDEEASKLKERIWVGINEEYLIEQENKRLKEEADLIAGNTTSKRRGGSKGNRRKRAKLEGTGDKIDPANAIGMMSQLKERSVMQAALRAAEDTGDTTAADSVKNMLQKASFSSKINYDAIDGLFG
- the SOL3 gene encoding 6-phosphogluconolactonase SOL3 (similar to Saccharomyces cerevisiae SOL4 (YGR248W) and SOL3 (YHR163W); ancestral locus Anc_5.78) gives rise to the protein MVTVNKFSSSDKLAHELGEYIISKQEIALEHSMFFQIAISGGSLTKVLQKCLIDDPELAPKVKWTQWKVFFVDERCVPLDDPDSNYGAFKSLVLDRLTNNGTRPSVHPINVKLLGQNEAIAKEYGELMPKEFHLLLLGCGPDGHTCSLFPGEKHRYLINETERRVMWCHDSPKPPSDRVTVTLPVLADADFITFVAEGASKQDIMQEIFDTKNIKLPCALINNKFDKKVTWFVNDEAFTKVKSTF
- the DNA2 gene encoding bifunctional ATP-dependent DNA helicase/ssDNA endodeoxyribonuclease DNA2 (similar to Saccharomyces cerevisiae DNA2 (YHR164C); ancestral locus Anc_5.75), with amino-acid sequence MPKTPERRRISTQARLIEHERNKDQKLNKKSNTSVSRRKTKYQFAPINNLNSKETVPQTILKSISVSQIRNSAGSKNTTLSPKAKKQKISDNSKTTKDIPIKSNQDTSFPKSSVEKLQGPLEEVIWKYSPNKKEVSDKSYSPKDHSDDIISTDILQNPSSTPIAATRWRTVVNFTNMKDHDHFAKSPSSTGVKVASRTKSASETDKEVFRDIDDILNDIEGDIRSKSEAVRLSTFPSSPSETTADIINAKNVAKDAQPSELLENSSEDDSLMDLLAKKDTSQGALPKGHTTTVVYKKNEGASITTRPDTDPNSKISEKPSISVPYVNKAEGNTSKMALGEVHLISHDMSNSASNNSGTTKFLLKQSGSQSDETDEEMSDASLLEDLDIFKLEQRERKSAMTEQPNKFERYQKLAHSVVARKGVVRLVVLNSVERELTNIGKQKILTCIDEYGKKSSVILRNPWVYLDFDEGDIIHIVEGKDASNKRLLSDDRDPTTNRVNDNLLVLNPDILVSATTVGKSVQCMRSSVLDNFFQDPRGEPSLPMTIGNIVHELLQSALKYRCSNTSITLEYLSECLDSLLEAYSFAIIVCDKTIEEVREEILNTHVHNILKFLHDNVKEDNYGNYVLISGARTTEPISISNVIDIEENIWSPVYGLKGFLDATVEAHVKNKKYIVPMEVKTGKSRSISYEVQGLIYTLLLNDRYEMPVDFFLMYYTRDTQMTKFPRILNSIKHLLMARNKLVTSIKHRIGVVATKERINFQLPPLLRDSYCDICVSKPTCMVLNKLIDGGEAGSSGISEEEFNTLTDHLGPNLGRYKEFFLKCNDLISKEESSLTSINQEIFMVDPKTRESLNGRCISGLMIDSIKKDRKSQLYFYKFVRKGVEDENISMLNSQINNHDMIIVSDESGHFALCQGNAVDITKNSITISTRRKLLNNKLTNYMTEQTSIKSMFDPSIDESTTIQGQNSVTFRIDKNDIHQNLSNARFNILNLFLPSIKSGDFATERETTGEIRCLKKSEGGDERMRKLLIDNEPPKFIPNNEAIPFVWDADRTDLNVDQKQAIDKVLRAQDYALILGMPGTGKTTVIAEIIKILVSNNKKILLTSYTHSAVDNILLKLLDSNISIVRLGSRRNIHPKAQHLIPDYVSLESHKTFLKLINNMSVVATTCLGIKDILFSMRQEDFDYVILDEASQVSMPIALGPIRFAEKFILVGDHYQLPPLIKNAYAKIDGGLENSLFKTLCENRPESMVELTYQYRMCGDIVKLSNFLIYNDKLKCGNDAVKNQRLKFEDLERVRRYHHLLNFDGWLYNILDPNRKVMFLNYDTNNPDIVERIENENITNIGEIEIIKQCVEGMRVSGINCENIGVMTLYRAQLRLLKKEFRNKEKFSDLEILTADQFQGRDKDCIIISMVRCNSDRNGGSLLRELRRVNVAMTRAKSKLIIVGSKKTIGSVKEINSFINMLGANGWIYELPADVFNIYKFPQEDKASTQHCARKVTIRPIDSNSRFLKDKPITKQTLEF